In the Canis aureus isolate CA01 chromosome 36, VMU_Caureus_v.1.0, whole genome shotgun sequence genome, tcagaaagaagtaaaatacttCATGTTGGCTGTGGTTCTTTTGGAAATTCAAAAGATAATGGTTAATCACAtaacaagtaaaaaaaagaactattaaagatttattaacATATGAAGTTAAACATCATTAATTCAATCAAATTCAAACATTTTACTTCCACAACTTGGCAAATATAGAAAAAGCATAGGAACatctagtaataataataatgaacatgGTCACTTGTATACAGCTGGAGGTCATATAATAGTAGAACATTTCTGGAGGACAACTTGATAATGTGTAGCAAAAACTTTAAATGTGGACTTTCTTCTTGAAACAGTAATTTCACTATTAGGAAATTATCCCAAGGAAAAGCATATGGATGCATCCACTGATTAAGCCAAAAAGATTTCTACagtaatattgttaaaatggcaataaaaacaGTTTAAAAGTCAAATAAGACAGAATTGGTAAAGAATAtcgctataaataaataaaaaacaatgcaaTGTAGTCATTAAAGTGATATACAAGAAAGTTTCATGACAGGGAAATGTGTTTAATGTGTTTATAAAAAACTGAtactgtgtttccatttttattattaagcCAGTAACTGcgtggaaaaaataaagattttacatCAAAATGGTAAGTCTAGTTTTCTTTAGATAATTTATGATACATTTTTACTCATCTATGTTGTTTAACTTTCTCATATTCTTATTTTGtaacaacaataatgaaaatatattatcaaatacAGTTAGGTGTTGATTATAATAATTTATCTAGAttctatgaaaaacaaataaattgagCTCCCGTATTTTTGCCAGATTATCATGCTGTTTATTTCCGTCTTACTAAAAAAGAGGCAGCTTACgttcccagctctgccctcaccAACTGCTATCCCATGTCATTCCAGAAGACATCGAAACATGCCTAAATGCCTCCAAGAATCATTCTGGGTGAGTGAacaatttaaaatgacatttaagaGTAAACATCTGAAGTTTAACTTAGAtctaaaggtttttgttttgttttttaacttagaTCTAAAGTTACTGAGATGTTGCCACCAATACCAAAGGGAACTTCAAGTGAAGaacaaggaaaaaattattttactcacAGAGACTTTGTCCTTCGCCTGTTTAAATACACTGGAAGCCTGAGTTGATTCACCACCTGTTGCTgtcaaaaaaagaagacataaacaacCCCAAACTTAGTGGCTGAAGACCGCAAAAATGCATTTTTCAGTATCTTTTGAATATTCAATTCTGTCAACAGACTAACACAAAGCAAAACTTTGCTTATTTCGAGATTCAAATCCAGTAACTGAAGAAACAGGAATTAAGAACATTCTAGCATGTGGCTCCTACTATAGTGTGTGCTAATTAATATAAGCCAGTGTTTACCAAAGCACAGGTAAGCACATCAAGTAATTTCCTATTGGTTATACCAAGCTACCTTTAAATACTGTTACTACATGAGCGTAGATCCTTTAGAACAAAAGTCACAGAACAATAATCCAAATGCCGTAGTGTTTAAGAAAAGGGGGAGGAGTGACTGGTTTTTAGGGTTGGCATGATATTAAAGAGTGTTCATGGAGAATCCCAAGCCCTCTTTTTGTAGCCAATAGCATACCTACAGTTATTTCTACATTTCATATTCCAAACCGTCATGACCAGCCaacccctttccctctgcatccCTTCATTTCACAATATGAATGACACACTTGTTTGACGTGAAACGTACCACATGAGAAATAGCttgtcaaagaaagaaaacacgaGAGAAATTTTAAGTTCAGTAATATAGAACTTGTTCTACACATGCACTTCCTGTATGAAATTATTACCACATCTGTTACTGTTGTTTCTCTTGCTGCTGTTTTATACCTCTGGTTTCAATTTTAAACTCCACTATCTCCAGCACATTTTCTGTTGATGACTTACCTGACTTAACTCGAATATGTCTCATGATTGAAAACAATCCtttgtgttttggaaaaaaaaaactatccctATTTAAAAATTGTGCTTAGAAAATGAAAGGCACAAGCTTGTGTAGTTTCCTCCTCCTTGGTTTTCTTTCATAAGAGAGAAAaccctgggctgggggtggggggcagggggtgagagGGAGCTTATGCTTATAAGCACTCTGAATGAGTTTCCAAAAGGTTTCTATGTCACATGCAGCTCTGACATAAATATAACTGTCTACAGGATGCTCTATGCTATTTAGGACTGGATGGATAGTAAGATTATTCAAGATtctggagtgatttttttttaagaagtagtgCAAATGATGCTTTCCCAatatttctgtaatatttcttaaatttctgtgACATAGTTTCCTTTTAGCCAATGACATCCATGTTTGATGTATGCTTTCTGCCCGAGTATCTTAATATTTGAACAGACTAAGGGAAGATCCTAATTAGTCCGAAGATCTTAAATTTCCTTTAATGAACGAGTTAAATAGGCAATTCACTCTCAGTGTGGTAAATCAAATACCAATGACATGTCACACATTTCACCAAACCATTTGATGTTTCCTCTAAAATTCCACAATCCTGATATATTCTTTCATTCTCTAATACATGATATAGGATTTTTatgcccaaatcaagagtctgccTCTCCAAGCATTTGTCTAATTAGAACTAAAATTCCAATTTTAATGCAGATGAATTAAGATCTGATATAAGAATTGGAGATGTCATATTAATTTCTAACCGAGAAGCATTCTTCATCCTGAACTTTTATCATCAAGGTTTCTGTATAATTCATGAGGTTTACACTTTCAAATATTGCCTTAAAGATTAGTTCTTGGAGGAAAGCTCATGAGATGATTCCCATATGaagaacacaaatataaaatacttggAATTTTATTGACTATCATAAAACCATCAAttaccttgattttctttttcttacaaagGTTAATGCTGCTCTTAACCTTTAAAGCTATCCGAAGGTTTATATAAAGGCACTTCTAATATACAATGTGAAGGTAAATATTCCTTTCTCATTTAGCAATCTGATATTTTACTTTGTAGCCTGCAAGTGTGCTacttaataaatgctaaaataaaatgtattgcaaATTAAGATTATCCTAGGataattatacatttaatgcaaataCTTTGCACTGAAGTTTAGGAATAGAGTTTGCATTATGGATATTTGTATGAGTTTTTATTGTGATTTGTAGCAAGTTTCTCTCTTTCACTTCACCACTTTTTTAAGGAGTTAAAAACAAGTATATTTgaagaagacagaaacaaaataagaaggTAGCAAAATTGAAATACACCTACGTTCCAAGAAATTCGGGGGGAAGGAGTTTTATCTAGGAATGCAGAATACTAAATTATGTAGGAAAATTAGCAGTTTGAATCCAACACATTTAAGAAGATCCCAATGACAGAATGTCAGTGAAGAGATGTAGTACAGTGAATTGAAAGCCTTGCTAATTTTGGGAACGAGGAATAAAATCTGATGGGATGACCagacaatttccttttttttttctttcatccgAAGCAAAGTAATTTTGCAATCACAGTTTTATCCcagatttgcttttcattttcaatcttGAAATCACTATCCATCCTTGGCAAAATCATCAACATCAGTAACAGATTTGGCAGTAACCATGTAGAAAATAGGACAAATATAGTATGGGCTTAAGCATGAGAgagataaataagcaaaataatgaGAATGCATACCACGGTTATATTCATCGTCATTGTCTAACCAAACACACAGAATGAAAAGAGGAATCCCCAGAACGTGACACTAGAGCACAATGCCAAGATAAAAATCACTGCTAAGTCTGAGCATGACAAAGAAACAGATGGTCATGACCTCTTCtgcagggagggaaaaaaaaaaaaagaataatgatacaAGACACTTAATAGCGAAATTGTTCATGACTGCTAAGGTtcttggaagaaaaacaaaatgaagaagccGCTACaggaatgagataaaaaaaaaaaaaaaaacatgtctatGTTTGCCAGCCACATTGCAGAACTGAAGAGTCACCTGTGGTTTTCCGCTTAACACAGGAGAGATGAGTTGGTCTAGTATATTTGATAGCaggttttaaaatgaatttcctgGAGGGAGAGTGGGCCTGAACTTCTGTTTTTTTAGCAAGTTCAGCCTTCTTATAAACTGCTACgaataaagaaaacacaaaaaaagcatACCATCAGGAGAAAATACACACTTGGAGCAAAACCGAACGACATTTCATAAATAATTAGTTACCACTGTTAGGAAGTTTCTTCTACAAAAGAGTAACAAtgaattcaaaaacatttttaaagaagttattgTGAAATGaaccttttttccttctcacttCATCTCTGGAGACTGTGCTAGGTTCCtttttagctatttttctttCAGGAGTGGAAATTCTGCCTCTCCCGGTTTtaaaaggcttttcttttctatgtttcTCGAGAGATGGTCTCCGAGCTTCCTTTTCAGCTTTCTCCTCTTTAGGAATAGTTTCTAACTGTTCTGTCATGATGCTCCTATCATCATCTGCGGATCAAAGCAAAccatgacaacaacaacaacaacgaaagcATTAGTAACAGATGTACAAGATCCttcatatatttaacaaaatgcaGAACAGAGATAAAGGGacatttttaaactgtttaaaacgaaaaagaaattgttttatttggaagtagaaaattaaaaaaaaaataatgcacacCTTGAGTGTCCACCCAGAGGCTGTCAGCATCCATGATGGAATCATCAATGGTGGTCTCGTCTTTGTAATCGTCATAGGTTTCCGTCTTATATTCTGAGAGTGCAacctcctctctctctggggaagcTGGAGCCTCCGGGGAGCCATCCCTGGGCTCGGCCTGGGCTTCGGCGGCCTCATCGACGTGGAGCTCTTTGAGGTGGAGCTCTTCTCCGGCGCGGGGAGAAGGTCTCCTCTCCACCTCGGGCTGCTCTAGGGCTGCGAAGCGCACGCTGTGGGCGCCTGACTCCCCTTCGTCGGTGGTGGTTTGCACCACGGTGATAAAATCATCCTCGATGGTTACCACGGACTCGATCACCCCTTTGTGCTCGCCAGGGCAGGTCTCCACAAATTCCTCCCTGACCCCGGGGACGCCCAGGTCGGTGATCTGAAGGGTGTCAGAGCGGAAGAGCAGCTTGTCGTACTCTCCCTGGGCCTCGATCTCGTCTTCCTCGCTCCGGGCCTCTGCGGGCTCGATGCCGGTGGCTTCGGGCACCTGCTCTGGGACGTCGGAGGGTGTGACGGAGATATCTGGGGTCCCCTTGCTGTCCTCCTGTGGCTGCCGAATGAATTCCATCTGGACGTCGGCCCCCTCGTCCGGGGCCAGCTCGGCCTCTGAGACAGCAGGTGCACAGGGAATCTCCACGGACAATTTGATGGCGATCTCGTCTTGGATCAGAGAGGACTCCGGGGACGTTTCCTTCTTGCCCTCGTCGGCTTTCAAGGACTCCATGGTGAGGCTCTCGTGCTCGCCACTGGACTCGTAGGACTCCTCCTTGTCCACAGCCTCCTGGTGCACCAGGTCAGGCTTGGCCACCTTCTCCTTGATCTCCGTCTCGCTGGCCCGGGCGCCTTCCTTCACGGGGCCAAACTCGACTCCCGGAGGCGCCAACGTGGACGGGGCGAGATCCTGCCCGACCTCGGGGGGGAGCTCCGTCTCCTGTCCCCCATCTAGGGTCAGCCCCGCGGCCATCTGCCCGAAGTCGCTGATGTGAACATCCACGTGACCCTGGTCGGCTTTCTTTGCAACAAAATCCAGTTCTGGTGCAGCTTTCCTGGAAGGTTCGACCTCCCCGACCTCTGGCACTGAGCTGAGCCCTTTCTCAGCTGTCTCCGCTGCAGGAGGGGATGCATCTTTTGCTGCGGTCGGGGGGTGCTCGGAGATTGCTCCTAATCCAGACGTGTCGGCCTTGTCGCTGGCCTCTTCCGCTGGCCTGGAGTGTTCCTTTGCATCAGCATGTTCTTCACTCTTTTCTAGGACAGTATCCAGCTTTTCGCTGGCTTTCCTGTCCTGCTCCGACTCCCTAGCCGGCCCCGGCTTGTCACCAGGGACATGCGGGGAGACCTCTTTCTCAGCCCCCAGCTCGTCTTTGACTCTGCCGGCAGCCGCCAGTTTTACTTCAATCAACGAGAGGTCCGTGGCGAGGTCTCTCCGCATCTTGTCATCGGGGCCTTCGTAAAAGGACCCGCTGTCCCCGGACAGATTCTCGCTGTCTTGAACCGGCGACGGGAGCGGGACCGTGTACTTGTTGAACACGCAGTAGCCCAGGTCTTCCAGCTGACCGTCTGTTTTAACCACGACGTGGTTCTCGTCGGTGACAGGGGGCAGGCCCGTGCTGGCCTCCTCCACCACGGTCTCCGATGGCACCGATTTCCTCCTGGCAACCTCGGCATCTGCGCTCACGGAAGCTAATCTGGACCTCGTGCCTGCCAGATCGAGCATCTCAGGCAGGTCAGGGGCCATGACGGTCCCATTTTTGTAATAATCTTTGGCGAGGAAAGGGGACTCACACGATGGCTCGACTGGAGCATTGTCCTCTCCCGGAGCCTTTTCTCCCTCCGGCTGTTCTTCCTCTTTGCTCTCTACCGGGAAACATGGGGCTTTCTCCAGGGCAGGCGTGGTGGCTGGAAGGTAATCATCCCCTTCGTCCATACTTCCACTAGTGTTGGTCAGAATGTCAGAAGCCAGAGGAGAAAGATCGTGTCCCCGACCGAAGTTAAATCCGAGGGCTATGGAATCCAGGCAAGACATGGGCAAGTTGATCGACATGCTTCTTTGCTCTATTGCAGACCTCCCGCCAAGTCCTAGACTCCTGCTTAGCGTCAAGTCGTCCTTATTCTTACTGTGGAGATCCCTCTTCTCCCCATACACTTTTGGATCAATAGTAAACATTCTTTCTTGAGGAGAACTGGGTTCTTCGGGTAAATCGGTAGGATAACCCTGTGCAAGAGTGCTGTACCCTGCCTCTTGCGCTGCAGCACTGGGCTGGGGCTCTTTACCTGCCTCAAGTTCCTTGTCGCCGTTTTTACACACGGGAGATACGGTATCCAAAGACTCTAGGGCACTTTCTCTTGTGTCACTTAGTTCGTAGTAATCACTGGCCGGCTGGATGCTCTTTGTCACTTCTTCTTTCAAGGCAGATGTTTCGAAATACTTGGACATTCCTGACTTATCTTCATAAAATGGCATGTCAAGCTCAGCTGATGTTGCAGCCCCAGCCCCTTCAACCTTAGTATCTTTGTCCACaactttttcttcaaaaaggTCCTGGGTTGCACTCTTTTCACTTGCTGCAGCTGGTTCGGTCACGACTTTCTCCAGGGTCGTGGAGGTCATGGCTGAATCGGTTACTGCTTGTTCCAAACTGACAGCGAATAATAATGCATCTGTGGTAGGCTCTTGGCCTTTCTGTTCTTCTTTTGAGAGGGCGTGCTCCATGCAGGGCTGAATGatgcctgtttctccatctgtcagTTTTGGGGGCTCACTGTCTTTTGGCATGGCTTCTTTGTCAGAAATGGTTGTTTTTTCTTCAAGCTTTGGCTGAGACTCCTTGTCAGTAGGTGTAGCTTCCTGCTCTTTTTCCTGTGCGCTCTCTGGCTTGATCGCCCCTTTTTCCTCTCCCAAAACTTTCTCTGGGACACCTTCTTCCACAGTTGGAATGAGGGCATCTTTGGGTAAGGTGGTTGCCTCTGAGGCTGGTGCTTCTGCCACTTTGTCGGGTTTATCCTTAGGGGGCTCTTCAGCTTTAGAACTATCTTTGGCAGGTGCTGGGCCACTGGtttcttccagaaattttttGTCATCTGGCTGTAAAAAGGCAGGGGCAAAGGGTGATGCTTCTGCAACGATTTCATTCTTCATGACATCTAAAGGAAGAGTGAAGCTTCCCGCCTGAAAGGGACTTGGCATGGGAGAATCAAActgtttcccttcccattttGGGATGTCCTCAAGTACATCTTTTCCCTTCATGGGTGTTAGGGGGCCAGGTGAGATGGGAGCAGCTAAACCCCACTCGTCCTTTTTTGCTTCTGTTGGCATTTCGATGAACCAGTCCTTTTGCTCTTTTGGAGTGGGGGGCTCTGCAGAGAGGCCAATACCAGGCACCACTAGGCTCGGTTCTGTCTTCTGTTTCATGTCTTCCAGCCCGGCACCAAGAGGCTGCCCAAACAGAGTGGGAGgtgctctttcttcttctgtgccTTGCATGTCCTTTGTGTCAGGGGAAGTTTTAGTTGTCTCAGGCTGAGAAACTAAGGCAGCATGTTTGAGGTCTTCACCAGGCTTACTTTGTTTCTCTGACTCCTTGTCTTTCTTGTCTAATGGCTCAGCTGGAGAAGGAGTCAATTCCTGTTGATCATGGAACTCCATCTTCGAGGCTGGAAATAAACCTGAAGTAATTGGGTTGATTTTTAAACAGATAATAGGCAAGTGCTTTCAGGCAGTAagcttaaaattatattttgaaatgacaaatgAATGGTAGGGTAAGAAAACAAAACGAAACTATGGAACATGCAAGCATGCTACCTGtttaaaaatcaacatgaaaATGTCAGGATCGAGATATATTTGTACTACTGCTGAAATGGACTCCTGTTGCGAATCAATGCATACAGGAATTGTGTATTTTGAATactctttgctcctttgtttggGTTCTCCTAAATAGTATGTAATGTGTACGTAgtagaaagaaaattcatgtgCCTTCTACGTAAATGACAAATTAAGGAATATTGAATCAGTAATATTTAGATACAAAAATACTTTAAGGACTAAATATGAAAAACGGATGAATGTCCACTGAGCTTTTTCATTTGTGTTGTCATTTGAAAACGAACTGGCAGGCCAAGGGCAGAAGGCTAATTAATCCATAGTAAGTATTCATAGTTTCAATTAACTTGATTTACAAATGCCAGGACCAATTTTTTGAGCATTGAAAAGTTACTgacataattttttaaggaatcatCTGAGATTAAATTTCaggaatataaatatttgctattaacTTTATACGATATGACCTAAAAAATTGACAAGGCAATTTCTACCACAAATTCAAAATTCTTAATCCCGAATCATCAGTTGACCTTACGACAGATGTAAGAAAATCTGAATTATATTGTTAATACTGAGAGGTCATgtgaatacaaattttaaaaagagccgATCTTTATAATATCTTTCTCTCCCTGGTCATGACCTCGTGATCGATGGTGAGGCACTAATTGTGGCTTCAGAGATATTTCATAGAAATTAAAtggctctttatttttgtttgttcaccAATTAAAAAGGTTTCAGAGTCTCACTTGTGTTTTAAGGTCACAGGTATTTTGTTGTGGTCATTGGAGCTAAATGTAATTATCTGGAAagaatttgggaaaaaataataaaattcagtcATCGCTCAAAGAGCAAGTGTATGGATCATCATTACCTTATATACTTGTGTGTCCTGTTGtaacaatagaaaagaaatacttCATGAACTTCTAATAAAGGTTAGATGGATGAAAACTCAAGAGATATGATGATGGTCAAAGACGTTGGCTGCCATGGAGAGGAAATGGTATGAGAAGCATCAGCAGGAGCTTTTAGGAAAACCAAACCAGAATTCATCGAAGCATAAAAAATATAGCACATTGCGGttgcaaacaaaaacaattctaCCATTTAAGCCTCTATGTGCCAAAATCCGAGTCTACGATTTGAAAGAAAAGCATATGAATCGCTgtcccaaaaataaaaataaaaatatacatgtattagCAATGTGGCTGGCAAACACTTGGAGATGGGAGCGGGGCGGACAAAAAGCTCACACAGCATCGTCAGCCTGGCTGCAAAGCGTGTTGTATCATGGCAAAGTAAAACCAACAATCAGCTGCAGCAGTGGAAGACCTAGCTGCCACACAGCACCTGTGCAAGCCACACTCTGCTCATTAAACCTACAACAtcggtctcaggatcatgagaagACCAAGCCATGGAATAGCATTGGAAAGGCATCAGGTTGGTAAGCTGCTGGAGAGATCATTTGCAACAGAACACATGCAAATCCTAGGAAAGACACACCTTCCCTGGCAGAGGAAGGGATTGTTACTTCTGGAGACACCTCGGTGACCTCTTTTACACTTTTCTCCTGTGGGGCCCCTGCTGGGGCACTCTCTTCAGGAGCTATGTGGGCCTCCACACTAGACTCCGCTGGGCCCTCACTGAGGCCCTGGGGTTGGTCTGAGGCCTTGGCAGCCCCGCACTCTTTCCCAGGAAGAGTGGCAGGTGTCTCTTCCTCAGCCATTGTTCCCTCTAGCGTTTCTTCTTCTTAGGGATGAAAAAGATGTTGACATCACGACCACAGAACAATACACGAAATGGCAGAAATACTATTCAAGGAACACTTTCAGCTCCATTACATCAACCTCACGAGAACCTCTTTTACCATTTGGATGAACAGATTAATATTCTAATGCAATGTGCATTATGTATTGCTTGGGAAGTTATTCTATATAATCTGCTAATAATGATGCCTTTTACAGTCTCGTTAAAAGGCTGTTTAGTTTAAAACTTGAGAGCTGAAAGGGTTTTATTGCTCTATTACCCTTAGTGGAAATGGCAGTAAGTTGCACACATGTAGGAAGCTTGCTGGAAATAAGAGATGGTGCTGCTGGATAACAGATGGTTATGAAAAGACAGATGCATTGATGTACTGAAAGAAACCTTTAAATTTGCTAGACATGTGCTGTTTTCTCCAATGCAGTAAGCCCCTACATATGAATTTCTGattactttatttaaaacatgCAAACTTTAGTAAAGAATCTTTTGGAATAAAAAACACCCAGCTTCAAAATGAGAGCCATCAACTACCCTAACAGTTTTCATGGAACCCACCAACACTATCTTATTTAGTATTCGGGGGCAAAAGTATTTAGTATTTaaagtattaaattatatttcgatataatttatgtatgtaatatttttaaggcAAAAGACTTCCTCactcaatttattttatcttcattgcATTCCATGACATGGGAGACTATGAAAATTTCAAGGAgtaagcaaaatattttgaaaagcaagGTCTGGGTAAAAGGTAATCTTACCATTGAAAAAAGTTTACCTCTGGGACACAGCTGTTATTGGGTGTTATTGCTTACACCCTTGAAATACCAATAATTAGTTCACGTATAGTTCCCCTTGATCCTGAATAAGAAAATGTGCCCATTACCTGGAAAGTCTTATTGTGCAATTCAAAACCAAACCACTGAGATAACTGAATGGCAACCAAACTGCCAAAATATCTTCCCAAAGGATGTATATCACGtggaaaaatgttaacaattaaaatgtaaaatgcacaCTTATGAAGGTCATGAATTATCGTGTTCATTTGCTTCTCATTTTGCACTTCAAATGCCAGtaaaataaatcccattttattGCTTAAGAAATTAGAGGGAAATATATAAGCTGTTTTATAGTTCTACAAATGAAAGGTTCTTATGAAACATTGTTTAAATGGCCTGGTGAGAAAGACTTCAGATGGAAAGGAAAGggattttcttttgtaaaagatATTAAAACTCCTAGGCAAGGGATGGGGGAAGAAAGGACTGCTTCatctattcccccccccccccccccatttagcACTCAGGGactttcatttttgtcatttagttacataagtaacatttaaaaaattcaaactccAAATTATTATTAAGGCCATTTTTGTAATTACAGACGAGACTTCTACTATAGCTGCTTTACTAATGTCACCTTCTTGGGTAAAGTCTAATCAAGTCAatcaatttattttccaaatccaTGTAACCTTTTGgctttccatttcctcattttgtaTAAATCATGTTTATTTCTACTACACTCGTTTCTCATTCGAAATTCCCCatctttttcttaattgttaTTAAGTTTACACTATTAGAAGGACTTATTTTTTACCATGGGTTATATTTCTCTTTTAGAGTGTCTGAGCCATTGGTGCTCTTTGTTTTCCAAAGGATCCTTGAAGACGTTTATTATCATGAATGTAGTTGGAAAGAATGAGTTTGTTCCCCATTGGCTTGGAACTATCTGCCCTTATGTTA is a window encoding:
- the MAP2 gene encoding microtubule-associated protein 2 isoform X9, with the translated sequence MADDRKDEAKAPHWTSTQLTEASAHPHPPEIKDQGGAGEGLVRSANGFPYREDEEGAFGEHGSQSTYSDTKENGINGELTSADRETAEEVSARIVQVVTAEAVAVLKGEQEKEAQHKDQPAALPLAAEETANLPPSPPPSPASEQTVPVEEASKMEFHDQQELTPSPAEPLDKKDKESEKQSKPGEDLKHAALVSQPETTKTSPDTKDMQGTEEERAPPTLFGQPLGAGLEDMKQKTEPSLVVPGIGLSAEPPTPKEQKDWFIEMPTEAKKDEWGLAAPISPGPLTPMKGKDVLEDIPKWEGKQFDSPMPSPFQAGSFTLPLDVMKNEIVAEASPFAPAFLQPDDKKFLEETSGPAPAKDSSKAEEPPKDKPDKVAEAPASEATTLPKDALIPTVEEGVPEKVLGEEKGAIKPESAQEKEQEATPTDKESQPKLEEKTTISDKEAMPKDSEPPKLTDGETGIIQPCMEHALSKEEQKGQEPTTDALLFAVSLEQAVTDSAMTSTTLEKVVTEPAAASEKSATQDLFEEKVVDKDTKVEGAGAATSAELDMPFYEDKSGMSKYFETSALKEEVTKSIQPASDYYELSDTRESALESLDTVSPVCKNGDKELEAGKEPQPSAAAQEAGYSTLAQGYPTDLPEEPSSPQERMFTIDPKVYGEKRDLHSKNKDDLTLSRSLGLGGRSAIEQRSMSINLPMSCLDSIALGFNFGRGHDLSPLASDILTNTSGSMDEGDDYLPATTPALEKAPCFPVESKEEEQPEGEKAPGEDNAPVEPSCESPFLAKDYYKNGTVMAPDLPEMLDLAGTRSRLASVSADAEVARRKSVPSETVVEEASTGLPPVTDENHVVVKTDGQLEDLGYCVFNKYTVPLPSPVQDSENLSGDSGSFYEGPDDKMRRDLATDLSLIEVKLAAAGRVKDELGAEKEVSPHVPGDKPGPARESEQDRKASEKLDTVLEKSEEHADAKEHSRPAEEASDKADTSGLGAISEHPPTAAKDASPPAAETAEKGLSSVPEVGEVEPSRKAAPELDFVAKKADQGHVDVHISDFGQMAAGLTLDGGQETELPPEVGQDLAPSTLAPPGVEFGPVKEGARASETEIKEKVAKPDLVHQEAVDKEESYESSGEHESLTMESLKADEGKKETSPESSLIQDEIAIKLSVEIPCAPAVSEAELAPDEGADVQMEFIRQPQEDSKGTPDISVTPSDVPEQVPEATGIEPAEARSEEDEIEAQGEYDKLLFRSDTLQITDLGVPGVREEFVETCPGEHKGVIESVVTIEDDFITVVQTTTDEGESGAHSVRFAALEQPEVERRPSPRAGEELHLKELHVDEAAEAQAEPRDGSPEAPASPEREEVALSEYKTETYDDYKDETTIDDSIMDADSLWVDTQDDDRSIMTEQLETIPKEEKAEKEARRPSLEKHRKEKPFKTGRGRISTPERKIAKKEPSTVSRDEVRRKKAVYKKAELAKKTEVQAHSPSRKFILKPAIKYTRPTHLSCVKRKTTATGGESTQASSVFKQAKDKVSDGVTKSPEKRSSLPRPSSILPPRRGVSGDRDENSFSLNSSISSSARRTTRSEPIRRAGKSGTSTPTTPGSTAITPGTPPSYSSRTPGTPGTPSYPRTPHTPGTPKSAILVPSEKKVAIIRTPPKSPATPKQLRLINQPLPDLKNVKSKIGSTDNIKYQPKGGQVRILNKKIDFSKVQSRCGSKDNIKHSAGGGNVQIVTKKIDLSHVTSKCGSLKNIRHRPGGGRVKIESVKLDFKEKAQAKVGSLDNAHHVPGGGNVKIDSQKLNFREHAKARVDHGAEIITQSPGRSSVASPRRLSNVSSSGSINLLESPQLATLAEDVTAALAKQGL